The sequence ttccatagcttcaacaggaagaccaacaccttggtgtaggcaatccccaaacagccccctcaaagggatgtgaacgaaatggggcccatagggaagcagggtgtgaactcggaccaaggaaagtgcgtcccacccccttcagtaaatgcacctgccaatacccagagttggttaatgagaaaagacgtttgggcggtgcaaacgtcgatccatgcaactaatagaaagttagacgggacagTTGATGGGATGGACACAAGaacaagctcctgcctgacctacaagtggagggtcaggatcagccaagacggactatataataaaaaggaaggtgcaccgattggggggttgggaaaaatggccagaaaccagagcctcccagcccacctccaggagaaagactccaggggtgtaggaaagcttaagttcatacgaacaccgcgaaaaacccaccgcctatcgaacaaggcctagcctttcaaacccacgctctacaaatgatattgttaggggccttttcacgtgcgaacccgacactgttacggtccgtcacgaatcgcgtccttacaattggcgccgtctgtgggaaaggcttgtgtgttggtataggaagtgggtcgatagagtttcttcgttatatctaaccgtcgattatagagttctagtataaagttctgttagggactatgtttcttgactaggggctgggTTGAGGaactaactcccttaaagccaaggtcccctgtaaagagtaaactaggcacctggtaacgttaaccgtatggataaactctaggggcttggccggggagctaactcccctaaagccaagatcccacaccaagagaaaactaggtttttgacagaaccaaggcattgcatggtccacggacccaagcctcaggggaaaccaactacctggatgtggaaaactagggtttggacagaaccaaggcatgcatggtccacggacccaagcctcaggggaaaccaactacctggatgtggaaaactaggttttggacagaaccaaggcattgcatggtcctcggaccaagcctcaggggaaaccaactacctggatgtgaaaactaggttttggacagaaccaaggcattgcatggtcctcggacccaagcctcaggggaaaccaactacctggatgtggaaaactaggttttggacagaaccaaggcattgcatggtcctcggaccaagcctcaggggaaaccaactacctggatgtggaaaactaggttttggacagaaccaaggcattgcatggtcctcggacccaagcctcaggggaaaccaactgccctggatgtggaaaactaggttttggacagaaccaaggcattgcatggtcctcggactcaagcctcaggggaaaccaactacctggatgtagaaaactaggttttggacagaaccaaggcattgcatggtccacggactcaagcctcaggggaaaccaactacctggatgtggaaaactaggttttggacagaaccaaggcattgcatggtccaccggactcaagcctcaggggaaaccaactacctggatgtggaaaactaggtttttggacagaaccaaggcattgcatggtccaccggactcaagcctcaggggaaaccaactacctggatgtaatgaaaactaggttttggacagaaccaaggcattgtatggtcctcggactcaagcctacggggaaatcgactacttggatgaggaaaaccagGCACTAAGCAAGTTTTAACTATTATGCGTAACGTTAAAAATGGTGCTTATATCTTCGTAAGACAAAGGTTAGGAATAAATCTAAGGCCTTTGTGGGCGCAAGCAAATTAGGGTTCGGGGAACATGGTGATGAATGTATTACATGCATAGCTATTTGTACATGTTAAAATAAATCAGCGCAGAGTTCATAAGCAAATAGTGCGCGTCTATTAGGGCGGTTAACGATGTaatcagaaggaaaaagaaaaagcaagatttcatatatacatgttcaaatgcttgtaaaccatcaataaattaggaagtttgtgaaaggaaaagaaacaagttaatcgttcaaATAGAAACGAATACAAAAAAGCCCAACGAAGGTttctacttttctgcttttttgtcgGTAACATTTTGGGAAATGGGAGCAGATTCAGCTTCGGTGCCTGGAAGGatggtcccttctggggaaggctgaacaggacCAGCACTGGTACTCTGGGGAACCACAGCAAGGGAAGTGGCCTGCGACGGCTCTGCAAGTATGGTGGGTTCCTCTGTATTAGGCACCTGAATGCCAGCCACGGGCTCGGCaacctctttaggtgcctcagAACTCATGCGCTGGGATATCACTgtcacatcctgaagttctccttctttgggcgccttgctagAAGAACCGCTGGCCTGCAAGTCTTCCAACGGGGTGATCTCTTCCTCGGGCTGATCACGAGTAGCCGCGGGGCTAGTCGAAGTGGCCTCGCGGATGGCTGCCGGGtagaatatgctctccgccCTCCACAAATCGGATGAggcatccaccccagctcgcttcaatgcttcctcccaaacctgggagcaataaaacctacacACACCAGGGATCTGCGCCTTAAGGATGGCCTGGGTCTCAGCTActcccatgttgtaaccatcgtcctcggccgtattcttggcagcttccgcctcattcctggcaaactcggcctcctgctttgcccttacggcttcatcacgggcatattctgccactcctttCTCATGCAGAGCCGTGgccagctgcttatttaaatcctcgatcagAGTTCTGGCTATTTGcagctggtcctcggcttcaattgcgcgcttggtttggtccttggcctgtttttgggcactagcaaggcccgccgagacgttattCCTCTCGCGAGTGGTCATTGTTAAGTCATCCTTGACTTGGGCAAGTTCCTTTTCAGTAGCTTCGAGAGTCTTTGAGGCCGTTATGCGCctcttgcgttcgttctcggccaCCTTATTCCTGTCatgcacttcttcctccatcctataggttgcctggagagcctgtcaagaaagatgaacgtGTAGTGAGTGACAAACTGGTGACAAGAATTAGTAAagtgttaggtttcaagaaatcttaccatgcccaaatatctcttagtactgagaaaaacctcctgcatcctcattctcttcagctcttccatgtcattaggaagtagcatggttctccctaatgcatctGCCACGTATccaccctcgccgtctccaaggtccctcagagaggcagtttccagtaatggacccctgtgaagcattggggcaggaagccaggcgctcGGAGAGGATtgggaatcaattccttttcctttgCCTTGAGAGGTTTGAACTGCGGGTCCTTTGCCTCTGCCTTGGGGTCCGATCTTCGGTTGTTTTGTGGGcggagtctcatccttctccttaggaggttgggattttccctcgtccacgatgtccttgcccttggggctcctctttctcttagAATCAGCACCTTCGGGTTGAGGAgaccgagctggttgggaggaggTGGGAGGTTCGTAACGGGTGGACTGTGGTtgggacttggtggaggatgacctggtttgAATAGTAAGGGGCCGAGctggtggaggaggagcattgggttgtggtgcctcctgggtatccttccctggttggtcctcgaggagttggagaaggggggttaaaggtattcttttgactcccatctcggcttgagaagaggtgcctattaatgataattccgcctcggacaaggctgggtcacctaggtcaccCGGAGGGTCCTCGGATTGGTAGATTAAGTCGAATACCCCAAACCCTTCCTCCGGCTGACCTGGTTCACCCTCGTCCTCTGCTGCTTGATGGGACGAAGAGGGGCCCACCAGGGGGATGTTCttggggacagctggctcctgcGAGATCAAGAACCCCTTCTCTACCACTGTAAtctttggaagccaaggacggtgggcactgatcacgtgcttcgCGTCCCCGAACGACTTCTGAAccggagggtaccctagtattttgtgagctgcacgaacttggccatcactgtcattcacaaaaactgccgcttgtaaaacggtctccaaatctgcccgattgactaaatgaaaatgccgtTTATAGGCGCGTTCatctacaaaaacaacaaacatatatgcataGTTAGTCATCGAAGGAAGTAAGTTTAGAATGGTTTAAAGGGTTATCCCTCTTCCATTCctaataccccacctggttctccttctactacggggcatggatcgccatcatgccactccccagagacgataagaaaatccttgttcagtcccttgttggaatcagggaggcactggatcaaccgaatCCTATCAtccctcgacctcatgtagtaggtttttcctttcaatttttggaggttatagcaccagtttacatcatggtgggtcagtcttaaacccatcttctcgtttaaagcgtccacacaacccaaaatcctaagaacattgccggcgcactgggtaggggctaaacggaaatgcctgaggtaaccccttgtCACTGgtcccatggggattctcataactccctctacaaaggcgaggacgggaattacaaccgcgcccgttcccctcttaatgtgccattcccccatcttacagtgttCCAGCCTTACGTtagggggaatcctataatcaacgatgaacttattcatcgcctcttcagtatcaaccaacttcctcaatctcagTTTAGCCGCTTTCGccatttactaaaacaaacctaacccgCGACGGAGAAGAAAGGGAGCTAAAGAGAAATaaatccagaaaagaaaaaacgtgaGTTAATAggggtagggaacttacataaaaagagaattacgcttcggatgggctgtatgtgcttgagatagacttgaatttgggcggaagttcggatgaaccctggatacacgcactaaaactcttaagtatagaactggagagacggatccatctccaaaaaatcttttatactttctagggtaaacaGCGCGCCCCTttttcccgcccaaagaggccaggagatcaccaccgttcgattcccatcacaccgttgaacgtgggaagcaccaagccgcccgtatttaatgaggccacgtttcgccttccaacggctctaggaacgtgccttgggcaggtgaaaaatCTCGGGAATCgctagatgacaaggattgataggcattggcagacccatgatgtcatcaaaaccctcctatccgtctgaggggacggatagcaggattttgaggggctattgtgggtccgagagctctgcagtccggcccaaactctatctgggcccagggcccgtgccgaggaggtaccttgccgaagacAAATGCTCAAtagccgaggtagcaaggggaacggctgagaacttaccctgtcctcggcattccatagcttcaacaggaagaccaacaccttggtgtaggcaatccccaaacagccccctcaaagggatgtgaacggaatggggcccatagggaagcagggtgtgaactcggaccaaggaaagtgcgtcccacccccttcagtaaatgcacctgccaatacccagagttggttaatgagaaaagacgtttgggcggtgcaaacgtcgatccatgcaactaatagaaagttagacgggacagTTAATGGGATGGACACAGGaacaagctcctgcctgacctacaagtggagggtcaggatcagccaagacggactatataataaaaaggaaggtgcaccgattggggggttgggaaaaatggccagaaaccagagcctcccagcccacctccaggagaaagactccaggggtgtaggaaagtttaagttcatacgaacaccgcgaaaaacccaccacctatcgaacaaggcctagcctttcaaacccacgctctacaaatgatattgttaggggtcttttcacgtgcgaacccgacactgttacggtctgtcacgaatcgcgtccttacaaatataatagaataaggatagatataatttatttatgagaaaagttaatgtatgctttaaaaatattagtttataaaatattgGGGGATTTACACTCTCCTCCCTTGATGTTTGGAAGAATGATACTCCACCCAAAACTTAAAGCGAAAAAGCACTATCCTCCCTCGATGTTTGAAGAAATTAACATTTCCCTTTGTTTATATTAGTAATTAAATATTCTAAACTTTTATAATAAGCTTTTTACAAAAGCTTAACTActgttagtaaaaaaataaccgataaatttagaataaaaatgcaaaatttatcaagTACCAAAACATTTGCAATGGCAAATCTCTACataattgttgaaaaaagaaaaaagaaaaaagcaatacACTTTAATTACgaatttaaaacaataaattttaattatgaaattagataattttagaaacatgCCCTTGACTAAAATGTAGATTAGTATACAACacttttaatattaatttaacaaagtttggtCAATCAAATGTCCAAgggaaaaaatgttttttctctttaaatttggGATGAAGtgttattttttcaaatctcaAGGTAGGAGAGTGTAATTACctctaaatatatttttaaaaatgttttatagaaagaggaaaaacaactgattttatttgataaatttttatattttgataaaaatggtatcaaatttttcttaaaatttaccattaacccaaaaaaaaaaaaaaaaaaaaaaaaaaaagaagaaaaaagaagaaaaaaaagaaaaagaaagaaagaatagtgCGGAGACGATCTGTGCGTTTAGGTGTCACAGGCACAAAGCCCTAACGGATATTCTCCAACTTTTCGTCTACTACCACTACACAACGCCAAAACCCTAAcctgaaaaaaatttgagagcCCCAATTCTCAAACCCATAACGAAATTTCGAAGCGAATGGTGAAAGCCATGGCTGAAATCAATCACCAAGAAGAAGAACCTACATTGTACCCGAAGCGCAAACCTGATCTCAGCCGCGAAGACAACCCGCACAAAGCTCAGAAACTCGAGCGTCCTCCTCCTGATACAAACAACGATTCCTCACTTCCTCTACACAAAAACCACCATCTAGAACCTTCTCCACTCGATTCCTCAATACCCCAACAAAACGACGCCAAATTCGAGTCCAATTTGCTCGCCGAAGTTGaagacgacgacgacgacgacgatgacgaggaggaggaggaatacgaagatgaagatgaagacgaCGATGAAGATAGTGAGAATGGTGATGAGAAAGCTGTGGTGGACAGAAAGGGAAAGGGGATTATGAGGGCTGACAAGGGCAAAGGGAAATTGATAGAAGAagagaatgatgatgatgaggacgACGATGACAGTGATAGCGATATCGGTAGCGATGTATCGGATGGTGAAAGCGATTTATCGGATGATCCATTAGCGGAGGTGGATTTGGATAACATTTTACCGTCGAGGACTCGGAGGCGGACAGTTCAGCCTGGGATTCACATTGCTAACGATCAtcacaatcacaacaaaaacCATGATGATGGTGATAGTGGTGCTTAATTTCGATGAAGGTTAGTgaaaatttttagcttttaaaaaaaaggctctTAGTTAATGCTTTTGGTGCTGATTTATGcgaattgttttgttttgggaaCAATGTGGTGAGTGTTGGATTATTGAGCCTTGTTGTAAACTTGccacccaagttaaaaaatgtcatgatttttcatttcttcCATTGAGCCATGAATTTACCactttttgaatgatttttatGCATATTGTGCTTGAATTTACATCTGAAAAATGTGCAGGCAGAACTGATTTTGGTAGCATACAATAAATCAATAATTGTGCCATTGGATTTGTTGTTCACCAATGGCAGAGCAATTAGAAATCCCAATGGTAAAAACATAGAGTTTATAGAGAAAAATTTCCTTAATTATGTGATACGGTGATACcaaaggtatatatatatatatatatatatatatgtgtgtgtgtgtttttttttttgccaactGAAGCACATCTACAAATCTAAACAATAAGGCCGAGAGCATTCTAACATCTCAAACAAAACATTGTGTTGAGGATCTTAGTCAGCCCAAAAGTTTTGGGGTTAAGGCTTGGCTATTGTTGTTGAAGGGAGGAGTCCCTGTTCATTTGGATGGGAAGCATGCATGTACACAAATTTCCTAATTTCTTAATGAAGGCCATTTAAAGAGAGGGATACATAGAGTTGATTTCATCTTTTCATTTAATTATGCCCACCTTgatgagatgaaaaaaaaatctttatattGCCTGAGTGGCAGTGGTTACCTTGAAACCTTATTTGGTCCAATTTCTTCACAAGGAGTCATATCTATTTGCATATCCATTGTGTTTAGTTTTTTTCCCATTGTCAACGAATACATCTTTCTTATCTAACTTCAAAGGATTTTGACGTTCAACTTTAGTGGGCTTTCTATCACTACATGGCATACCAACTAACtctgattcttcttcttcttcaactttagTGGGCTTTCTATCGCTTTCAATGCGATTGCTGGTTTGTTATGGGATGTAAGGTTATTGTTCAGAAACTGACTTAGCGCAAAGTGAAAATGGGTTGATGTTAACAAAATTGTTTAGGTTGTATTCAAGTTGCAGGAGAGACCTACAGCTTGTGCTTTCTATCGATACATTGTATACCAACTAATTcctgattcttcttcttcaactcatCATGATATCCAATGTTTGTTGGCAGTGCAATTGCTGGATTGTTATGGGATGTAAGGGTGTTATTCAGAAACTGACTTAGCACCAAGGGAAAATGGGTTGATGTTAAGAAAATTGTTTAGGCTGTATTTGAGTTGCAAGAGGGACCTACAGCTACTAGTTAGTTAGGATGTCTACCTTCCCATGGTTTttgtaaaattgaaaactaactACTTGGGTAACTGTTTTAGAATTGAACACCTAGTGTGGAAACAATGTTACAGGGTGCAAGTTTTGTTGGATGTTAGCGTTGGTAATGTTACTATATGACGTATCAGTGATTTTGTAACTTTGGATCAAATTGTAATATAGGATTTGGTACAAAAgtagaaaatgagaaaatatctTTGAAATATAACATGCTTATGTGggccaaaagaaaaaggaattgtATATGCTTGATAGAGCCCAACTGCCCAAGGGGaataaaaaaagggggagggggaggggggtgggAGGGGAagagggagaagaagaaaaagagagagccAAACCATTATTATACATTGACATGCACTCTGGTGGGTACTCTAGCTGATTTATCAGTACCAGAGATTTATGCAATGTACCTCCGGAAGAAAATTTGTGGTCTAAAAGTGGGATCCGGCTCCCCTCCCGTTTGAAACCCTCCCGTTCtcaccattttttattttgatgaatgacaTGTGGCAAAGAAGTAATCTAACGATTAGGAAAACGCCAACacaatctctctatttttctaatCTTCTTTCCCTCacctcttctcttctct is a genomic window of Quercus lobata isolate SW786 chromosome 2, ValleyOak3.0 Primary Assembly, whole genome shotgun sequence containing:
- the LOC115976378 gene encoding nucleolin, which translates into the protein MVKAMAEINHQEEEPTLYPKRKPDLSREDNPHKAQKLERPPPDTNNDSSLPLHKNHHLEPSPLDSSIPQQNDAKFESNLLAEVEDDDDDDDDEEEEEYEDEDEDDDEDSENGDEKAVVDRKGKGIMRADKGKGKLIEEENDDDEDDDDSDSDIGSDVSDGESDLSDDPLAEVDLDNILPSRTRRRTVQPGIHIANDHHNHNKNHDDGDSGA